The Pseudomonas sp. Marseille-Q3773 DNA window ACGCCGTTCAAGCACGCGGTGGCCACTGGCGACGGCTATTACATGACCTGGCTCAAGGCCAGCCCCAAGGCGCGGCAGATGCACAAATTGCGCGAGTTCCTGCTCGGCCAGGTGCCGGCACTGGCCTGCAAGGACATCAACTACCTGTACGGTTGAAGACGCGTTCGAGCATGAAGTCGATGAATACCCGCAGTTTTGGTGGCATCTGTCGCCCGGACGGCCAGAGCAGGTAGAAACTGCCGCGCCGCTCCATGAAATTGTCCAGTACGCTGACCAGCGCACCGCTGGCCAGTTCGCGGCGGACGGTAAAGTCCGGCAGGCAGGTGATGCCGCGGTGGTTCACGGCAAAGCAGACGCGCGTCTCGACATGGTTGCAGACCATCGAGATGGGGATGTCATAGCCCTGCTCGGGGTGCTCCTGGCGCAGCGGCCAGGTTTCCAGCTTGCCATTGCTGGGGAAGCGGTAGTGCAGGCAGATATGCGCCGCCAGGTCACGCGGGTGCATGGGCGTGCCGCGTTCGTGGAGGTATTCGGGCGAAGCCACCAGGCAGTGCTGGAAGTGCCCCAGGAACTTGGCATTGAGCCGTGAATCCCCTGGCTGCCCGCCACGCATCACGACATCGAAGCCTTCGCCGACGATGTCCACCATGCGGTCGGAACAGTCCAGGTCCAGTTCCACCTCTGGGTACCGTGCCATGAACTCGGCCAGCGCCGGCATCACCAGCCCGGTGACCTGCGGCATGCTCACCCGCAGGCGACCACGCGGGGTCTCGCTGGCTTGGGACAGCTCCTGCTCGGTGGCCTCGATTTCGGCCAGGATGCGCCGGCTGCGCTCGAGAAACAGCGCGCCTTCGGCGGTGAGGGTGATGCTGCGCGTGCTGCGGTGGAACAGGCGCACACCCAGGCGGCTTTCCAGGCGCGCCACACGTTTGCCCACGGCCGAGGCACTGATGCCCAGCGACTGGCCGGCAGCGACGAAGCTGCGGGTTTCGGCCACCCGATTGAAGACCACGAAGCCGCTGAGGCTGTCCATGCTGTATCTCTGATTGCGGACGCAGGTGTCCTGGGTGAACGGCATTGTAGCCGTCTTTTTCCGCAATGGCCTTGGCTTGCAGACTGTCCGCCTGGTTTTCCTACTCAAGGC harbors:
- a CDS encoding LysR family transcriptional regulator, which produces MDSLSGFVVFNRVAETRSFVAAGQSLGISASAVGKRVARLESRLGVRLFHRSTRSITLTAEGALFLERSRRILAEIEATEQELSQASETPRGRLRVSMPQVTGLVMPALAEFMARYPEVELDLDCSDRMVDIVGEGFDVVMRGGQPGDSRLNAKFLGHFQHCLVASPEYLHERGTPMHPRDLAAHICLHYRFPSNGKLETWPLRQEHPEQGYDIPISMVCNHVETRVCFAVNHRGITCLPDFTVRRELASGALVSVLDNFMERRGSFYLLWPSGRQMPPKLRVFIDFMLERVFNRTGS